The Juglans microcarpa x Juglans regia isolate MS1-56 chromosome 2D, Jm3101_v1.0, whole genome shotgun sequence DNA window ATAAGATACACGTTATCAAAATTCATCTCATAGATGCGCAGTTTTATTTGTCACGTTCTTTGGGCAAGCTCTAGACGCTGAAAAGCACTACTTTGATCCCCCCGGTTGCATCTTTTGACCCTGTGATCTCTGATTAGGGTGCACTGAAACAATGGTAAACATTACATTACAAATGATAAAATCTGTTGTGAAGGATGACTGAAAAAAGGGGGTCAAAAGTAaacattacaaattacaatGGTTGCAAGTATGCAACCCCCCAAACACAAACTGGAGAATCCTCTTCTCCAATCAGTAAATACAATCAAATGGAAAGTcattcaaaacatctttatgTGGATGCAGCAGTTGCTGCAACAACAGGAATCGTGTGTAGACCTCTGGTGACGCCAAGCCTGCCACGCCCAATCCCACGGCTCTGCTGGGGTTCACAGTCTCTCTTTTTCCCACTCAatctcttgctagcttcatccatATTGCTAACTGGTTCAGATAGTACACTCCCCTGTGGCCTCTTCTGATCTTCCTCTCTTGTGTTCAATCTTGAAGTCCAGCAGTCAGTTGAATCAGCAGAATTGGGCTcccatgaagaagaagaaaagcccCAATGTTGTTGACCCCCGCTGACAAAACTGTTGCTACCCGACGATTCTTGGTCCTCCATATCTTCTCCACCTAATCCACAACCCCTCCTCACTGTTACATACTTGTGAAAGCTTGGCTCCATTACATCGTCGCTGACGGCTATCTCAGATTCTATGAAAGGGTCTTTGGCCTCTGCTACCATCTTCCCGACAAGAGGATTGCCCATTGAAATATTGTAGGCAGTCCTGCTAGATTGATATGTTGGGGGGCTTTTTCTGTCATCAGAGAAAGCACAGGACAGATTAGAACTTGTGGTGGAGTTCAGGTCAGCAACAGCTTCGAGGATAGAACAGGCCTTGGTGACGCAAGCTGGAAGGGAAACAGAAGCTGTATTCGTGTTCTTTTGGTGAAAATTCTGGATATCTTCTAGCAACAGCGTAGTATAGGACGGGTTAGGATTCAACAAAGTTTCGGGATTGAGGTCTAGGTCTCGCGATCTCCTAGAGGACCTGCTTCTTGTTAACTTCTGTGGGTTCAGGCTTTCAGCATCGACATGGCCGgtcattgatgatttttctagaGCTTCTTCCACAGTCAGTTGCCGCTTTTCCTTCGGTATGCAATTGACAGTCACAACCTGGTTGTCCAGTGGACCTCTGCTGCTGGTTTTGTAGTTCGTCCCTTGAACAACAGCTCTGTTGCTCATACTGTTTACTATCTCAGGATTTGGTTTCTGCAATGGAGAACGCCAGATGATGTacttgacttaaaaaaatgaatgcttGATGATGTAATAattgtattttctaagaaagcAGGAGTAGGAGATCATTATTGTTTAGTTTACACAAAAGCAAGCAAAAGAATAGTCCTATGGGTCAATTAGCCATGGCCTGCATATATTTTCACTCAAGAAATGCAGAAACGTTTGTGCATACATTAGAGCAGTTGATCACCTGATTCAGAACATTAGTGGAATCCTTGAGAACCATCCCCCCTTCTCCTTCATtgtctcttttatttctatttagtACCTTGCTATTGCTGCTACTGTTGTTGAGTGGTTGTGGATATGCGAGGGAGTTGGGGTCGATCTCACTCAATGGGTTTCTTCTGCAAGGAGAATGCTCTGCTTTCCTTGAAGAGCTGCGGCTAAGTGACGGCTGCTGCTGATTGTCATTGGAAATCTTTGTATGTGCATTTGCTCTTGCTGGGGACTGGGACCGTGGCGATGAAGCACCCCTTGAACCTGCCGTCACTGCCTCGCTGCCAACATTTCTCCTAACTGAAATCCTCTTGACAGCAGTGGCTGTTGCAGATTCTCCTCCTCCACCATTGTTACTCTTATCCATCACCAATGATGAAACAGTAGCAGGGACCGAGACCATCTTTCCTGGCCTATTTCCATTCTTGGCAGTATTTGCTGTAGCAGGTGCACTCCCAGTCGTAGTACTAGCAGGAGTGGTGGTTTCAGACGATCGTCTACCGGGGGATCGGCTCACTCGTCTCTCCCGGCTGCTTGAGCGCTGTTGTTGGTCTCGTTCTCTGCTGGGTGTTCTTCTCCTACcttgagaagatgaagaaggccTCGGTGATTGGCGGTGGCGTTGTCGGTGTTGTCGTCTTTCATCCTCCTCACACAAGTCATTGTTCTCAATGACATTGGCTTTCTTTTGATTATCATCAGCGGCAACAACCTCGTCGAAGTCATAGCTCCTCTTGGAACCCGAGTACTTTCTGCTACGGTCATAAGTAGCGGAAGAGGTAGTAGCCTTGCCGGAAGAGCTTCGGCTAAGCCTTCCGCACTGAATCAGAATGGCATCCACCTCTTCTTTCGTGCAACTTGATGTCCTTACACCCACACCCGCTGCTGCAGCTTGGGTAACCTTGTTGCCAATTGATTCATCTGCCGATTCATTAGATGTAGTCGTA harbors:
- the LOC121249617 gene encoding uncharacterized protein At1g65710-like, with the translated sequence MGACFSKKRGSSSSPSVAAVSSAAMALPNTSHNDDATDCENSTTHKVKAESGEPKMKMKKKTAQATQDQDQKVEEDEGGPVKKEIFVIKHRKSHDGRDRGRDSRSPPPQQDAPLVPHGLTPTAAATTTSNESADESIGNKVTQAAAAGVGVRTSSCTKEEVDAILIQCGRLSRSSSGKATTSSATYDRSRKYSGSKRSYDFDEVVAADDNQKKANVIENNDLCEEDERRQHRQRHRQSPRPSSSSQGRRRTPSRERDQQQRSSSRERRVSRSPGRRSSETTTPASTTTGSAPATANTAKNGNRPGKMVSVPATVSSLVMDKSNNGGGGESATATAVKRISVRRNVGSEAVTAGSRGASSPRSQSPARANAHTKISNDNQQQPSLSRSSSRKAEHSPCRRNPLSEIDPNSLAYPQPLNNSSSNSKVLNRNKRDNEGEGGMVLKDSTNVLNQKPNPEIVNSMSNRAVVQGTNYKTSSRGPLDNQVVTVNCIPKEKRQLTVEEALEKSSMTGHVDAESLNPQKLTRSRSSRRSRDLDLNPETLLNPNPSYTTLLLEDIQNFHQKNTNTASVSLPACVTKACSILEAVADLNSTTSSNLSCAFSDDRKSPPTYQSSRTAYNISMGNPLVGKMVAEAKDPFIESEIAVSDDVMEPSFHKYVTVRRGCGLGGEDMEDQESSGSNSFVSGGQQHWGFSSSSWEPNSADSTDCWTSRLNTREEDQKRPQGSVLSEPVSNMDEASKRLSGKKRDCEPQQSRGIGRGRLGVTRGLHTIPVVAATAAST